The following coding sequences lie in one Arachis stenosperma cultivar V10309 chromosome 5, arast.V10309.gnm1.PFL2, whole genome shotgun sequence genomic window:
- the LOC130982220 gene encoding dehydration-responsive element-binding protein 1E — protein MNIHNHHYSDDEVILASSMPKKRAGRRVFKETRHPVYRGVRRRNNNKWVCEIRVPNNVNNTRIWLGTYPTPEMAARAHDVAALALRGKSACLNFADSASRLQLPSSTDPEDIRRAAVEAAAAFAAEDSAQQEHQEQSVGECVVGIEEDVNKASEFEVNVVPAVSDFEDWHDLVMSMADEPLRSPPHPAFPRDGSNDVEIFDVGLPLWSFSI, from the coding sequence ATGAACATTCATAACCATCATTACTCGGACGATGAAGTGATTCTGGCTTCGTCGATGCCGAAGAAGAGAGCGGGGAGGAGGGTGTTCAAGGAGACGAGGCACCCAGTGTACAGGGGAGTGCGGAGGAGGAACAACAACAAGTGGGTTTGCGAGATTCGTGTTCCGAACAACGTTAACAACACAAGGATATGGCTTGGAACTTATCCTACACCTGAAATGGCAGCACGTGCACACGATGTTGCTGCTCTTGCGCTTCGCGGCAAGTCCGCTTGCCTCAACTTCGCTGACTCTGCTTCGCGCTTGCAGCTTCCGTCTTCCACCGATCCGGAGGACATCAGGAGGGCTGCTGTTGAGGCTGCGGCTGCGTTCGCGGCGGAGGACAGCGCCCAGCAGGAGCATCAGGAGCAGAGTGTTGGGGAATGCGTGGTGGGGATTGAAGAGGATGTGAACAAGGCTTCTGAATTTGAGGTTAACGTTGTTCCGGCGGTTTCTGATTTTGAGGATTGGCATGATTTGGTTATGAGCATGGCGGATGAGCCTCTAAGGTCTCCTCCTCATCCTGCTTTTCCGAGAGATGGCAGTAATGACGTGGAGATATTCGATGTTGGTTTGCCACTCTGGAGTTTCTCGATTTGA
- the LOC130979168 gene encoding uncharacterized protein LOC130979168 isoform X1: MRGSKRLAVSEPNHTDTNETVFRNKRIMEGSLFDVHRAEPSQQTMAVPSLDMRRAESSQKHVRALNTQFASWVQTQLQNHPDELWEDGVRDYLEHAAGIMEKFSDVVNWIKANATKGENLPADVGASFAGKKLSPDVTNKENKTSGEKTGSTTASPASNFASPASNFASPAMSFGSPAMNFGSPATNFASPVTNFATPLPNFASSAANAASSAANFATPATSWGAGLFSNSQKPFTFGTQNSAPSNNDASDDVDGENDLEQPSSPSVKKSEEKGIIVVHEVKCKLFVKSSDTDVKNVWKDKGMGQLCIKCKEGVSKATKESKPTIIVRNEVGKILLNALLYPGIKTHLQKNTLVAIFHTSDIADGSGGNNDSVVARTFLIKVKTEEDRNKLASIIQEYAPVS; encoded by the exons ATGAGAGGTTCGAAGCGTTTGGCTGTTTCGGAACCGAACCACACCGATACAAACGAAACGGTG TTTCGGAACAAAAGAATAATGGAAGGATCTCTTTTTGACGTTCATAGAGCTGAACCATCCCAGCAAACAATGGCAGTGCCATCATTGGATATGCGGCGGGCAGAGTCTTCCCAGAAGCATGTGAGAGCCTTAAACACCCAGTTTGCAAG CTGGGTTCAAACACAATTACAGAATCACCCTGATGAGCTTTGGGAAGATGGTGTCAGAGATTACTTAGAACATGCTGCAGGCATTATG GAAAAGTTTAGTGATGTTGTAAACTGGATCAAAGCAAATGCCACCAAGGGGGAAAATTTGCCTGCTGATGTTGGTGCTTCTTTTGCCGGGAAAAAATTATCTCCAGATGTgactaataaagaaaataaaacttctGGAGAAAAAACTGGGTCTACTACAGCTAGTCCTGCTTCAAATTTTGCTAGTCCTGCTTCAAATTTTGCTAGTCCTGCTATGAGTTTTGGCAGTCCTGCTATGAATTTTGGCAGTCCTGCTACAAATTTTGCTAGTCCTGTTACAAATTTTGCTACTCCTCTGCCAAACTTTGCTTCTTCTGCTGCGAACGCTGCTTCTTCTGCTGCAAACTTTGCCACTCCTGCTACTTCATGGGGTGCTGGATTATTCTCAAACAGTCAAAAACCTTTTACATTTG GTACTCAAAATTCGGCTCCCTCTAATAATGATGCTTCAGATGATGTAGATGGTG AAAATGACTTGGAGCAGCCCAGCAGTCCATCAGTGAAGAAGTCAGAAGAGAAAGGTATCATAGTTGTGCATGAAGTGAAGTGCAAACTATTTGTAAAG TCAAGTGATACAGATGTTAAGAATGTATGGAAAGATAAAGGAATGGGTCAACTGTGTATTAAATGCAAAGAAGGTGTCAGCAAGGCTACCAAGGAGTCCAAACCAACAATCATTGTTCGAAATGAG GTAGGGAAAATTCTTCTCAATGCCTTGTTGTATCCAGGAATAAAGACGCATCTACAGAAGAATACTCTTGTTGCTATATTCCACACGTCG GATATTGCTGATGGAAGTGGTGGAAATAATGATAGCGTTGTTGCACGCACCTTCTTGATAAAAGTGAAAACAGAAGAAGATCGAAATAAATTGGCATCAATAATCCAAGAATATGCTCCAGTATCTTGA
- the LOC130979168 gene encoding uncharacterized protein LOC130979168 isoform X2, protein MSFRNKRIMEGSLFDVHRAEPSQQTMAVPSLDMRRAESSQKHVRALNTQFASWVQTQLQNHPDELWEDGVRDYLEHAAGIMEKFSDVVNWIKANATKGENLPADVGASFAGKKLSPDVTNKENKTSGEKTGSTTASPASNFASPASNFASPAMSFGSPAMNFGSPATNFASPVTNFATPLPNFASSAANAASSAANFATPATSWGAGLFSNSQKPFTFGTQNSAPSNNDASDDVDGENDLEQPSSPSVKKSEEKGIIVVHEVKCKLFVKSSDTDVKNVWKDKGMGQLCIKCKEGVSKATKESKPTIIVRNEVGKILLNALLYPGIKTHLQKNTLVAIFHTSDIADGSGGNNDSVVARTFLIKVKTEEDRNKLASIIQEYAPVS, encoded by the exons ATGTCC TTTCGGAACAAAAGAATAATGGAAGGATCTCTTTTTGACGTTCATAGAGCTGAACCATCCCAGCAAACAATGGCAGTGCCATCATTGGATATGCGGCGGGCAGAGTCTTCCCAGAAGCATGTGAGAGCCTTAAACACCCAGTTTGCAAG CTGGGTTCAAACACAATTACAGAATCACCCTGATGAGCTTTGGGAAGATGGTGTCAGAGATTACTTAGAACATGCTGCAGGCATTATG GAAAAGTTTAGTGATGTTGTAAACTGGATCAAAGCAAATGCCACCAAGGGGGAAAATTTGCCTGCTGATGTTGGTGCTTCTTTTGCCGGGAAAAAATTATCTCCAGATGTgactaataaagaaaataaaacttctGGAGAAAAAACTGGGTCTACTACAGCTAGTCCTGCTTCAAATTTTGCTAGTCCTGCTTCAAATTTTGCTAGTCCTGCTATGAGTTTTGGCAGTCCTGCTATGAATTTTGGCAGTCCTGCTACAAATTTTGCTAGTCCTGTTACAAATTTTGCTACTCCTCTGCCAAACTTTGCTTCTTCTGCTGCGAACGCTGCTTCTTCTGCTGCAAACTTTGCCACTCCTGCTACTTCATGGGGTGCTGGATTATTCTCAAACAGTCAAAAACCTTTTACATTTG GTACTCAAAATTCGGCTCCCTCTAATAATGATGCTTCAGATGATGTAGATGGTG AAAATGACTTGGAGCAGCCCAGCAGTCCATCAGTGAAGAAGTCAGAAGAGAAAGGTATCATAGTTGTGCATGAAGTGAAGTGCAAACTATTTGTAAAG TCAAGTGATACAGATGTTAAGAATGTATGGAAAGATAAAGGAATGGGTCAACTGTGTATTAAATGCAAAGAAGGTGTCAGCAAGGCTACCAAGGAGTCCAAACCAACAATCATTGTTCGAAATGAG GTAGGGAAAATTCTTCTCAATGCCTTGTTGTATCCAGGAATAAAGACGCATCTACAGAAGAATACTCTTGTTGCTATATTCCACACGTCG GATATTGCTGATGGAAGTGGTGGAAATAATGATAGCGTTGTTGCACGCACCTTCTTGATAAAAGTGAAAACAGAAGAAGATCGAAATAAATTGGCATCAATAATCCAAGAATATGCTCCAGTATCTTGA
- the LOC130980462 gene encoding uncharacterized protein LOC130980462, with protein sequence MASEESFLVLVHYRGSIKRKTRSGVKFTDKDPLCIIVTPTTTYDALVSSVLEKLGLEGVKRVKKFFYRIPTAVLHDTVKFDCFTIGSDEDLQVMFLSRRQFPEVRTPELLAKLVDVVSSSGGSNRNATTIAAVAGSSSRPAVALSSAPVYEPPMQPVASPSFAVDLSGNVGDEVRYGEHIPTEVHCPTPAGVGDGLFDDQDDDDVEPDMIADDSGDDVGTTIPTRGTGGSSSGTQQYPPHFSALDLDAMRQDDTALQASGFGARDTEGSAGMNEFQVGQQFQDKDEALLSVKTYSIRRGVQYKVVESDYRRYVGKCSEFGNGCTWLIRLSLRQRKGIWEVKRYNGPHTCLASSISSDHRSLDYHVISTFVMPMVRADAGVNIKVLQNATAAHFGFTPTYRRVWMAKQKAVAVIYGDWDESYNELPRWVLGVQLTMPGIVAVLRTCPVRVGGQVDDSQVYFHRLFWTFPPCIQAFRHCKPLVSIDGTHLYGKYGGTLLVAIAQDGNSNILPVAFALVEGENAESWSFFLSHLREHVTPQPGLLVISDRHNGIKAALEAPDGGWLPPAAYRAFCIRHVAANFALTFKGKDARRLLVNAAYAKTEVEFDYWFDILRSENPAMCDWANRIEYSL encoded by the coding sequence atggctagtgaggagagtttCTTAGTTCTGGTACATTACAGAGGGTCGATTAAGAGAAAAACTCGGTCCGGCGTGAAGTTCACTGATAAGGATCCCCTATGTATTATCGTGACGCCGACAACCACCTACGATGCACTTGTTAGCTCTGTGCTGGAGAAGCTGGGTCTTGAAGGCGTTAAAAGGGTCAAGAAGTTTTTCTACCGCATTCCAACAGCGGTGCTCCATGACACCGTGAAGTTTGATTGTTTCACAATCGGTAGTGACGAGGACTTGCAGGTTATGTTTCTTTCTCGTAGGCAGTTTCCCGAGGTAAGGACACCAGAGCTGTTGGCAAAGTTGGTTGATGTGGTGTCTAGCTCGGGTGGTTCGAACCGGAATGCCACTACTATAGCCGCGGTTGCCGGCTCGAGCTCGAGACCTGCTGTTGCTTTATCCTCTGCTCCTGTTTATGAGCCACCGATGCAGCCTGTTGCGTCCCCTTCGTTTGCGGTTGATCTGAGCGGCAATGTTGGAGACGAGGTTCGGTATGGGGAACATATTCCCACCGAGGTACATTGTCCCACACCGGCTGGTGTTGGTGATGGTTTGTTTGATGATCAAGATGACGATGACGTGGAGCCGGATATGATCGCTGATGATAGCGGGGATGATGTTGGAACTACTATTCCGACAAGGGGTACAGGTGGATCTAGTTCTGGCACACAGCAGTATCCACCCCATTTTTCCGCATTGGACCTGGATGCCATGCGGCAGGACGACACTGCCCTGCAGGCCTCAGGATTTGGTGCTAGAGATACCGAGGGGTCTGCCGGTATGAACGAGTTCCAGGTTGGCCAACAATTTCAGGATAAAGATGAGGCGCTGTTGAGTGTGAAGACTTACAGTATCCGCCGAGGGGTCCAGTACAAGGTGGTTGAGTCTGACTACCGCAGGTATGTGGGAAAGTGTTCTGAGTTTGGGAATGGGTGCACATGGCTAATTCGGTTGAGTCTCCGACAGCGGAAGGGTATATGGGAAGTGAAGCGATACAACGGACCGCATACATGTCTTGCCAGCTCCATCTCCAGCGACCATAGGAGTCTGGACTACCATGTCATATCCACCTTCGTTATGCCGATGGTTAGGGCTGATGCAGGTGTGAACATCAAGGTGCTTCAAAATGCCACGGCCGCACACTTTGGGTTCACGCCTACGTACAGGAGGGTATGGATGGCGAAGCAGAAGGCCGTTGCCGTGATATATGGGGACTGGGACGAGTCGTACAATGAGCTCCCTAGGTGGGTTTTAGGAGTTCAGCTGACGATGCCTGGCATTGTAGCCGTCCTCCGGACTTGCCCTGTTCGAGTTGGGGGACAGGTTGACGATTCTCAGGTTTATTTTCATAGGCTGTTCTGGACTTTCCCCCCTTGTATCCAGGCATTCCGTCACTGCAAGCCTTTGGTGAGTATTGATGGCACCCATTTATATGGGAAGTATGGGGGAACACTGCTAGTCGCCATTGCACAAGACGGAAACTCGAACATCCTCCCCGTGGCATTTGCACTAGTTGAGGGTGAGAATGCTGAATCAtggtctttctttctttcccacCTCCGTGAGCACGTGACACCTCAGCCGGGTCTGTTAGttatttcagataggcataacGGCATAAAGGCAGCCCTCGAGGCTCCGGATGGGGGATGGCTACCGCCTGCTGCGTACCGGGCGTTCTGCATTCGCCACGTTGCAGCGAATTTTGCCTTGACGTTCAAGGGAAAAGATGCCCGGCGGCTTCTTGTTAACGCCGCATATGCCAAGACCGAGGTGGAGTTCGACTACTGGTTTGACATTCTGCGCTCTGAGAATCCGGCAATGTGTGACTGGGCGAACCGAATCGAGTATTCGTTGTGA